In a single window of the Agromyces sp. H17E-10 genome:
- the pknB gene encoding Stk1 family PASTA domain-containing Ser/Thr kinase → MSDVHVGTDTRLGRQVAVKLLKPQLATDPAFRMRFRQEAQSAARMAHPTIVRVFDAGEETVVDASGHEVQLPFIVMEYVEGRLLKDIIHDGPLEPTAAVRVIDGVLTALEYSHRAGVVHRDIKPGNIMITTTGQVKVMDFGIARAVSDSSTTVAQTTAILGTASYFSPEQAKGETVDARTDLYSTGVVLFELLTGRPPFRGDTPVAVAYQHVSERPVKPSVINPKVSPALDAVVMRALAKNRDQRYQTAVEFRADVDTAASGKVPVHREPDQATMLFGAPTASLSSSELALRQLTEDETMSRTQRRPPAIWIWSGIVAVVVIVIAVMYWAFNLQPTQEIPSSARKVPALAGMTYEQAVEELQKLGLPATEVDQNSETVPADQVIGSDPAEGVIVDAGQAITVFVSTGREAVKVPDTVNMSLADAQKALTDAGLTPGKETRTNSPTVPADVVIATNPEAGKSVEKGSTVEFTLSNGKVEMPDVTGVSLDAAMGLLTDDAHQLQVNPVQDTSCPTKEGSPITHQSVAPGEVAQGSAVDLTYCAG, encoded by the coding sequence ATGTCCGACGTGCACGTCGGCACCGACACGAGGCTCGGCCGCCAGGTCGCCGTCAAGCTCCTGAAGCCGCAGCTCGCGACCGACCCGGCGTTCCGCATGCGGTTCCGCCAGGAGGCGCAGTCGGCGGCGCGCATGGCCCACCCGACGATCGTGCGCGTCTTCGACGCCGGCGAAGAGACCGTCGTGGATGCCTCGGGCCACGAGGTGCAGCTGCCGTTCATCGTCATGGAGTACGTCGAGGGGCGCCTGCTCAAGGACATCATCCACGACGGCCCGCTCGAACCGACGGCCGCCGTGCGCGTCATCGACGGGGTGCTCACCGCGCTCGAGTACTCGCACCGCGCCGGCGTCGTGCACCGTGACATCAAGCCGGGCAACATCATGATCACGACGACCGGCCAGGTCAAGGTCATGGACTTCGGCATCGCGCGCGCGGTCTCCGACTCGTCGACGACGGTCGCGCAGACGACCGCGATCCTCGGCACCGCGTCGTACTTCTCTCCCGAGCAGGCGAAGGGCGAGACGGTCGACGCTCGCACCGACCTGTACTCGACGGGCGTCGTGCTCTTCGAGCTGCTCACCGGACGGCCCCCGTTCCGCGGCGACACCCCGGTCGCGGTCGCGTACCAGCACGTCAGCGAACGCCCGGTGAAGCCGAGCGTCATCAACCCGAAGGTCTCACCGGCGCTCGACGCCGTCGTCATGCGCGCACTCGCGAAGAACCGCGACCAGCGCTACCAGACGGCCGTCGAGTTCCGCGCCGACGTCGACACCGCGGCATCCGGCAAGGTGCCCGTGCACCGGGAGCCCGACCAGGCCACCATGCTGTTCGGCGCGCCCACCGCGTCGCTGTCGAGCTCGGAGCTCGCCCTGCGCCAGCTCACCGAGGACGAGACCATGTCGCGCACGCAGCGGCGCCCACCGGCGATCTGGATCTGGTCGGGCATCGTGGCCGTCGTCGTGATCGTGATCGCGGTGATGTACTGGGCGTTCAACCTGCAGCCGACGCAGGAGATCCCGTCGAGTGCGCGCAAGGTACCGGCCCTCGCCGGCATGACCTACGAGCAGGCGGTCGAAGAGCTGCAGAAGCTCGGTCTGCCGGCGACCGAGGTCGACCAGAACAGTGAGACCGTGCCCGCCGACCAGGTGATCGGCAGCGACCCGGCGGAGGGCGTAATCGTCGACGCGGGGCAGGCGATCACCGTCTTCGTGTCGACCGGTCGCGAGGCCGTCAAGGTGCCGGACACCGTCAACATGTCGCTCGCCGACGCACAGAAGGCGCTCACGGACGCCGGGCTCACCCCCGGCAAGGAGACGCGCACGAACTCGCCGACCGTGCCGGCCGACGTCGTGATCGCGACGAACCCCGAGGCGGGCAAGTCGGTCGAGAAGGGCTCGACGGTGGAGTTCACCCTCTCGAACGGCAAGGTCGAGATGCCCGACGTCACCGGCGTCTCGCTCGACGCCGCGATGGGCCTGCTGACCGACGACGCGCACCAGCTGCAGGTGAATCCCGTGCAGGACACCTCGTGCCCGACCAAGGAGGGCTCGCCGATCACGCACCAGTCGGTCGCCCCCGGCGAGGTGGCGCAGGGATCGGCAGTCGATCTCACCTACTGCGCCGGCTGA
- a CDS encoding anthranilate synthase component II, with amino-acid sequence MTRILVVDNYDSFVYTLNGYLRELGAETEVVRNDDFPAAEVPSRIAEYDGVLVSPGPGKPADAGVSIPVVEAALASGQPILGVCLGHQAIAEAFGGVVTNAEELMHGKTSRIEHDGSSFYEGVPQPFTATRYHSLAVVDGTLPPSLVVTSRTQGGVIMGLRHVEAPIFGVQFHPESVLTEGGYRMLGNWLAVAGLPEARERAQHLSPLVRANA; translated from the coding sequence ATGACCCGGATCCTCGTCGTCGACAACTACGACAGCTTCGTCTACACCCTCAACGGCTACCTGCGAGAGCTGGGCGCCGAGACGGAGGTCGTTCGCAACGACGACTTCCCCGCGGCCGAGGTGCCGTCGCGCATCGCCGAGTACGACGGCGTGCTCGTCTCACCCGGCCCGGGCAAGCCCGCCGACGCGGGCGTCTCGATCCCCGTCGTCGAGGCGGCGCTCGCGAGCGGGCAGCCCATCCTCGGGGTCTGCCTCGGCCACCAGGCGATCGCCGAGGCGTTCGGCGGCGTCGTCACGAACGCCGAAGAGCTCATGCACGGCAAGACCTCCCGCATCGAGCACGACGGCAGTTCGTTCTACGAGGGCGTGCCGCAACCGTTCACCGCGACCCGCTACCACTCGCTCGCGGTCGTCGACGGCACCCTGCCGCCGTCGCTCGTCGTCACGAGCCGCACCCAGGGCGGCGTGATCATGGGCCTGCGCCACGTCGAGGCGCCCATCTTCGGGGTGCAGTTCCACCCCGAGTCGGTCCTCACCGAGGGCGGCTACCGCATGCTCGGCAACTGGCTCGCCGTCGCCGGCCTGCCCGAGGCGCGCGAACGTGCACAGCACCTGAGCCCGCTCGTACGCGCGAACGCCTGA
- a CDS encoding class E sortase — MSESLPDGRRAARRTSRERHRVSVVGVLGELLLTAGVVILLFLGWQLWWNDAIMNTQQSQAAGQQSSDWAEAARAQRGDGQAPAPTPDPGEPVVDTTEYGNGEAFAVMYVPRFDSPGTHDSVRNIAQGYGLDVLNSFDLGIGHYPTTQMPGEVGNFAIASHRSAYGGGMHEIEQLQLGDPIYIQTKDGWYTYRFRDFEYVTPETSEVLAPVPHHPETAPTDRIITLTSCNPLYSTAERIVAYGVLESWQPGADNPPAEIASVVAEWGQ, encoded by the coding sequence ATGTCCGAGTCGCTGCCCGACGGCCGGCGTGCTGCGCGGCGCACGTCGCGCGAACGCCACCGCGTGAGCGTCGTCGGCGTGCTCGGCGAACTCCTGCTCACCGCGGGCGTCGTGATCCTGCTCTTCCTCGGCTGGCAGCTGTGGTGGAACGACGCGATCATGAACACCCAGCAGTCGCAGGCGGCGGGTCAGCAGAGCTCCGACTGGGCCGAGGCCGCTCGCGCGCAGCGCGGTGACGGCCAGGCGCCCGCGCCGACGCCCGACCCCGGCGAGCCGGTGGTCGACACCACCGAGTACGGCAACGGCGAGGCGTTCGCGGTCATGTACGTGCCGCGGTTCGACAGCCCGGGCACGCACGACTCCGTGCGCAACATCGCGCAGGGCTACGGGCTCGACGTGCTCAACAGCTTCGACCTCGGCATCGGCCACTACCCGACCACCCAGATGCCGGGCGAGGTCGGCAACTTCGCGATCGCGTCGCATCGCAGCGCCTACGGCGGCGGCATGCACGAGATCGAGCAGCTGCAGCTCGGCGACCCGATCTACATCCAGACGAAGGACGGCTGGTACACGTACCGCTTCCGCGACTTCGAGTACGTGACGCCCGAGACGAGCGAGGTGCTCGCCCCGGTGCCGCACCACCCAGAGACCGCGCCGACCGACCGGATCATCACGCTCACGAGCTGCAACCCGCTGTACTCGACCGCCGAGCGCATCGTGGCGTACGGGGTGCTCGAGTCGTGGCAGCCCGGCGCCGACAACCCGCCGGCCGAGATCGCCTCGGTCGTCGCCGAATGGGGGCAGTGA
- a CDS encoding cell division protein CrgA: MARTKSSKPARAEAAANGEEAPNPVWFKPVMFGFMLIGLAWIIVFYVSQGRFPIADLGSWNILIGFGIAFIGFLMTTRWR; this comes from the coding sequence ATGGCACGTACGAAATCATCGAAGCCGGCGCGCGCAGAAGCCGCGGCGAACGGCGAGGAGGCGCCGAACCCCGTCTGGTTCAAGCCCGTCATGTTCGGCTTCATGTTGATCGGGCTCGCCTGGATCATCGTGTTCTACGTCAGCCAGGGCCGCTTCCCGATCGCCGACCTCGGCTCGTGGAACATCCTCATCGGCTTCGGCATCGCCTTCATCGGCTTCCTCATGACCACCCGCTGGCGCTGA
- a CDS encoding rhomboid family intramembrane serine protease, translating to MSTEPAGGADAADRSNYCYRHPDRQSFVLCQRCGRTICPECMTQGAVGVICPECMREQRASAPRTKPAVLTRARSAAGRGAPVVTYTLIGITLAVYLLQLIPGLGVTNWLYFTPLAMSDIALQPWRLFTTMFVHSTSLIFHVLLNMYTLWIFGQLLEGLLGRWRFLALYLLSGLAGSVGVIWLADPNTSVVGASGAIFGLMGAFLVIQRRLGGQTTQLFILLGINLVIGFVPGFNIAWQAHLGGLIGGAVIGLIFVETRKRSQQALQTWLLIAFGVVLLLLSCRYLVFPLA from the coding sequence GTGAGCACGGAGCCTGCCGGGGGCGCCGACGCGGCCGACCGGTCGAACTACTGCTATCGGCACCCCGATCGGCAGAGCTTCGTGCTGTGCCAGCGCTGCGGGCGCACCATCTGCCCCGAGTGCATGACGCAGGGCGCCGTCGGCGTCATCTGCCCCGAGTGCATGCGCGAGCAGCGCGCGAGTGCGCCCCGCACCAAGCCGGCCGTGCTCACGCGCGCCCGCTCGGCGGCCGGGCGCGGCGCGCCGGTCGTGACGTATACCCTGATCGGCATCACGCTCGCGGTCTACCTGCTGCAGCTGATCCCCGGGCTCGGCGTCACGAACTGGCTCTACTTCACCCCGCTGGCGATGAGCGACATCGCGCTGCAGCCGTGGCGGTTGTTCACGACGATGTTCGTGCACTCCACCTCGCTGATCTTCCACGTGCTGCTCAACATGTACACGCTGTGGATCTTCGGCCAGCTGCTCGAGGGCCTGCTCGGCCGCTGGCGATTCCTCGCCCTCTACCTGCTGTCGGGACTCGCGGGCTCGGTCGGCGTGATCTGGCTGGCCGACCCGAACACCTCGGTGGTCGGCGCCTCGGGTGCCATCTTCGGGCTCATGGGCGCGTTCCTCGTCATCCAACGCCGGCTCGGCGGTCAGACGACCCAGCTGTTCATCCTGCTCGGCATCAACCTCGTGATCGGCTTCGTGCCCGGCTTCAACATCGCCTGGCAGGCCCATCTCGGCGGCCTCATCGGCGGTGCGGTCATCGGGCTGATCTTCGTCGAGACGCGCAAGCGCTCGCAGCAGGCCCTGCAGACGTGGCTGCTCATCGCCTTCGGCGTCGTGCTCCTGCTGCTGAGCTGCCGGTACCTCGTCTTCCCGCTCGCCTGA
- a CDS encoding peptidylprolyl isomerase — MPIHTAVATINTNHGPIKVDLYGDHAPKTVKNFVGLATGEIEWTHPATGEKTTAPLYDGVIFHRIIPGFMIQGGDPLGQGVGGPGYQFDDEINPELDFTEPYVLAMANAGRDRMTGGGTNGSQFFITVGPTTWLQGKHTIFGKVTDPASQAVVDKLAAVATDGRDKPLDDVVIETITVEQV; from the coding sequence ATGCCGATTCACACCGCCGTCGCGACGATCAACACCAACCACGGCCCGATCAAGGTCGACCTCTACGGCGACCACGCGCCGAAGACCGTCAAGAACTTCGTCGGCCTCGCCACGGGCGAGATCGAGTGGACCCACCCCGCGACCGGTGAGAAGACCACCGCGCCGCTCTACGACGGGGTCATCTTCCACCGCATCATCCCCGGCTTCATGATCCAGGGCGGCGACCCGCTCGGTCAGGGCGTCGGCGGCCCCGGCTACCAGTTCGACGACGAGATCAACCCCGAGCTCGACTTCACCGAGCCCTACGTGCTCGCCATGGCGAACGCCGGCCGCGACCGCATGACGGGCGGCGGCACCAACGGTTCGCAGTTCTTCATCACCGTCGGCCCGACCACGTGGCTGCAGGGCAAGCACACCATCTTCGGCAAGGTCACCGACCCGGCGAGCCAGGCCGTCGTCGACAAGCTGGCCGCGGTCGCCACCGACGGCCGCGACAAGCCGCTCGACGACGTCGTGATCGAGACCATCACCGTCGAGCAGGTCTGA